Proteins encoded in a region of the Armatimonadota bacterium genome:
- a CDS encoding beta-mannosidase yields the protein MRWCLDGEDWLLAPLLPHEFWWRQAWKTVWSPAGCPPWGEWIRACVPGDVIADTLDAGLIPHPYTDLNSLACEWLSERDWVYRKTFTVPEEWRGKHVRLRFDGVDYACEVYLNERLLGRHEGMFAPFEFDVLECLRFGEPNWLTVLVEHKPPVDVVQGQIGWTSRARVWKSRFAYDWDWCTRLVPLGIWQSVNLLVTDGAWIEDVWVRPHVVGDMAQVEVYTRLRSVPSAPNGWNLQWRVEEPDGNLVVQEEAPVQLGGSALSEQVVTLQIPQPRLWYPNGMGEQPLYRLHVQLARGEQVSDEREVIFGIRTVRAILNEGAPPDALPYTLEVNGRRVFVKGWNWAPHEQLYGRVRPERYERLLTLAKHAHCNLLRVWGGGLLEREQFYDLCDRLGIMVWQEFPHSSSGIQNAPPEDAEYLRYIEAQARQMILLRRNHPSLVIWCGGNELMDEQWVPLTDAHPALAKLKSLVQELDPERIWLPTSASGPVEGASVELAGTGKMHDVHGPWLYLGAEEHYRFYNAIDPLYHSEFGVEGAANPQIFERFISPEHRFPPDTTNRVWLHHGSWWIHRDKLETLFGRIEDLQTFIRASQWMQAEGLRYAIEANRRRKWRCSGVSPWQFNEPFPNTACTNAVDYLGQPKPAYWWVRRAYAPVHISLQYERLTWQPGEQWQAEVWVHNSTAQAFHAHWSVCLVALDGREITRSGGAVEVAPEGVVHAGHVECFLPHQEGVWVALVCLHDGRGGLLSCNEYLFSTDQPPMQPLLHAPRTRLRVWHRHRQIGVRNIGEAVALFVRFTPQDGQWLLSEDDYFCLMPGETRVVNMVGGGTVAIEAWNSDLHHVHL from the coding sequence ATGCGTTGGTGTTTGGACGGTGAAGACTGGCTGCTTGCGCCTCTACTACCCCACGAGTTCTGGTGGAGGCAGGCATGGAAGACAGTATGGTCGCCAGCAGGGTGTCCACCTTGGGGTGAATGGATACGCGCCTGCGTGCCTGGCGATGTGATAGCCGATACGCTGGATGCCGGGTTGATACCGCATCCCTATACTGACCTGAACAGCCTCGCTTGCGAGTGGCTTTCCGAGCGTGACTGGGTGTATCGCAAAACCTTCACCGTACCTGAAGAGTGGCGAGGCAAGCACGTGCGCCTGCGCTTTGATGGCGTGGACTATGCCTGCGAGGTGTATCTCAACGAACGATTACTGGGCAGGCATGAGGGCATGTTTGCGCCTTTTGAGTTTGACGTGTTGGAATGCCTGCGCTTCGGCGAGCCGAACTGGCTGACGGTGCTGGTAGAGCATAAACCGCCCGTGGATGTGGTGCAGGGACAAATCGGCTGGACGAGCAGAGCGCGGGTATGGAAATCGCGCTTTGCGTACGACTGGGACTGGTGCACGCGTCTGGTTCCGCTGGGCATCTGGCAGAGCGTGAACCTGCTGGTAACCGACGGAGCATGGATTGAGGATGTGTGGGTGCGCCCGCACGTGGTGGGGGATATGGCGCAGGTAGAGGTCTATACACGCTTGCGCAGTGTGCCGTCCGCGCCCAACGGATGGAACCTGCAATGGCGTGTGGAGGAGCCCGATGGCAATCTCGTTGTGCAGGAGGAAGCACCTGTACAGCTGGGCGGCTCTGCTCTGTCTGAGCAGGTGGTAACGCTGCAAATACCACAACCGCGCCTGTGGTACCCCAATGGCATGGGTGAGCAGCCGTTGTATCGCCTGCACGTGCAGCTGGCGCGCGGCGAACAGGTCTCCGATGAGCGCGAGGTAATCTTCGGCATCCGCACGGTTCGCGCTATCCTCAACGAGGGTGCACCGCCTGACGCTTTGCCCTACACGCTGGAGGTGAACGGACGACGGGTGTTTGTGAAAGGCTGGAATTGGGCTCCGCACGAGCAACTGTACGGGCGCGTGCGCCCCGAACGCTATGAACGTCTGCTGACACTGGCAAAGCACGCTCACTGCAACCTGCTGCGCGTGTGGGGTGGAGGTCTGCTGGAGCGAGAGCAATTTTACGACCTGTGCGACCGTCTGGGCATTATGGTATGGCAGGAGTTCCCCCACTCTTCATCGGGTATCCAGAACGCTCCACCAGAGGATGCGGAGTACCTGCGGTACATCGAGGCACAAGCCCGGCAGATGATACTCCTGCGGCGCAACCATCCTTCGCTGGTGATATGGTGCGGTGGCAACGAACTGATGGACGAACAGTGGGTGCCGCTGACCGACGCTCACCCCGCGCTGGCAAAACTGAAATCGCTGGTGCAGGAACTGGACCCCGAGCGAATCTGGCTGCCGACCTCCGCCTCGGGACCGGTGGAAGGTGCGTCCGTAGAGCTGGCAGGCACGGGCAAGATGCATGACGTGCATGGACCCTGGTTGTACTTGGGTGCAGAAGAGCACTATCGGTTCTATAACGCGATTGACCCCCTGTACCACTCGGAGTTCGGCGTGGAAGGGGCGGCGAACCCTCAGATTTTCGAGCGGTTTATCTCGCCCGAACACCGCTTCCCGCCCGATACCACTAACAGGGTGTGGCTGCATCACGGCAGCTGGTGGATTCATCGTGACAAACTGGAGACGCTGTTCGGGCGCATCGAGGATTTGCAGACCTTCATTCGCGCCAGCCAGTGGATGCAGGCAGAGGGATTGCGTTATGCAATAGAGGCAAACCGCCGGCGCAAATGGCGGTGTAGCGGTGTGTCCCCCTGGCAGTTCAACGAACCTTTCCCGAACACCGCCTGTACCAATGCAGTCGACTATTTGGGGCAACCCAAGCCTGCCTACTGGTGGGTTCGTCGCGCTTACGCGCCGGTGCATATCAGCCTGCAGTACGAGAGACTAACGTGGCAGCCGGGAGAACAGTGGCAGGCAGAGGTATGGGTACATAACTCCACAGCACAAGCCTTCCACGCGCACTGGTCAGTATGCCTGGTTGCGCTGGACGGCAGGGAGATAACCCGCTCTGGGGGCGCAGTAGAGGTTGCCCCGGAGGGGGTGGTGCACGCAGGGCATGTAGAATGCTTCCTACCCCATCAGGAAGGCGTGTGGGTGGCGTTAGTATGTCTGCACGACGGACGCGGCGGGTTGCTTTCCTGTAATGAGTACCTGTTCAGCACAGATCAACCACCCATGCAGCCCTTGCTGCACGCTCCTCGCACGAGGTTGCGGGTGTGGCATCGCCATCGGCAGATAGGGGTCAGGAACATCGGTGAAGCGGTGGCGCTTTTTGTGCGCTTCACGCCGCAGGACGGACAGTGGCTACTCAGCGAGGACGACTATTTCTGCCTGATGCCCGGCGAAACGCGTGTGGTGAACATGGTGGGCGGGGGAACTGTGGCGATAGAGGCATGGAACAGCGACTTGCACCACGTACATCTGTAG